A DNA window from Engystomops pustulosus chromosome 10, aEngPut4.maternal, whole genome shotgun sequence contains the following coding sequences:
- the INSL5 gene encoding insulin-like peptide INSL5, whose amino-acid sequence MRVLPVCCVLLTLMVAAEQVSADGQFVKLCGREFIRAVIYTCGGSRWRRHLSGQTQDVTDREDFFAKHTVDEDLVGPFEYHVQKANSQDQEHQQETESSEELWGVRKNPAQERRDLNELLTTACCKTGCKKKDLSSLC is encoded by the exons ATGAGAGTCCTGCCCGTCTGCTGCGTCCTGCTCACCCTGATGGTGGCAGCTGAACAAGTATCAGCCGATGGACAGTTTGTGAAGCTCTGTGGCCGGGAATTCATCCGAGCCGTCATCTACACCTGCGGAGGGTCCCGCTGGAGGAGGCATCTGTCTGGACAAACCCAAGACGTGACTG ACAGAGAGGACTTCTTCGCCAAGCACACAGTGGATGAAGACTTGGTGGGACCGTTCGAATATCATGTGCAGAAAGCGAACTCTCAGGACCAAGAACATCAGCAAGAAACCGAGTCCTCGGAGGAGTTGTGGGGGGTAAGGAAGAACCCGGCTCAGGAGCGACGCGACCTGAATGAACTTCTGACCACGGCCTGCTGCAAAACCGGCTGCAAGAAGAAGGACTTGAGTTCACTCTGCTAG
- the DNAI4 gene encoding dynein axonemal intermediate chain 4, whose protein sequence is MSGPTRPRAQRPGNSVPKMASHVKKIMNISGFVTQSRANRSVMGSRKSISLHVDSKNMDKNSVSSGKPVILVFDDEGNDVTPRTLFQAEPGAAPLKQAKLFTPPDTSAITASDFFSTMSLQQTGMTGSFIGPFSRSTFGGSSMSRSSQETESLSEDIEEPGFKRDVGLSLPDFHLKQDDIREQPKEEDLDKPVSVFLTETDTIWLLEIPAAVISSDDPQAESVNLRNESYKDLCKNRAGNDRYVERMMQTINGAPKSKEVQCERIGLEDAGVMASVWDLYDSYNSPEGPPIVNPVVETPSRSESVASSRSNTSRRTMSGASMDRGDIFSSTITDLDRLSFVHIPDEAEPNGKEILQSEKFHQDLFIMERVVVENIYQGKLAAYRQLPVIIDPESADDTEVIANVTSPSLDRLWSFVCEVTKGHNVSSTSWNRKNPDLLAVGYGQFSYKEQKGGLACCWSLKNTTWPERIYHCESGVTAVDFSASSPNLLAVGMYNGSVAIYNVQSQENVPVLDSSDNPNKHACPVWQVKWIEQDSGLGEDRGEILVSICADGRITRWHIRKGLDCSDLMRLKRTGKDKLKKSTGEKEKKEAFISRQAPGMCFDFLPTDPNIYLAGTEEGHIHKCSCSYNEQFLDTYRAHKGPVYKLAWSPFCPDVFLSCSADWCIHLWRQDILQPILTFCASTNAVHDVMWSPASPLVFGAVSEDRVEIWDLSVSTLDPIIVSSANPGVRLTTLLFAKNTNCVLIGDSDGQVSVYTLRNVTSMEASQMNALYGIIEATLASQL, encoded by the exons gccaaagatggcgtctcatgttaaaaaaattatgaacatATCTGGTTTTGTTACCCAAAGCCGAGCAAACAGGAGTGTGATGGGAAGCCGAAAAAGTATAAGCCTCCATGTTGATAGCAAAAACATGGACAAAAACTCTGTGTCTAGCGGGAAGCCGGTGATCCTg GTTTTTGATGATGAGGGAAACGATGTAACACCTCGCACATTGTTCCAAGCAGAACCGGGGGCCGCCCCCTTGAAACAGGCAAAATTATTCACCCCTCCAGACACATCTGCTATAACGGCGTCCGACTTCTTCTCCACCATGTCCCTGCAGCAGACCGGGATGACGGGCAGCTTCATTGGGCCGTTCTCAAG GTCTACATTTGGAGGGAGCAGTATGTCAAGGTCCAGCCAAGAGACAGAATCTCTTTCAGAGGATATAGAGGAGCCCGGCTTCAAGCGAGACGTGGGGCTCAGCTTACCTG ATTTCCACCTAAAGCAAGATGACATCCGAGAGCAACCAAAAGAAGAAGATCTAGACAAACCAGTCAGCGTATTCCTCACCGAGACGGACACCATATGGCTGCTGGAAATACCGGCCGCCGTCATCTCCAGCGACGACCCACAAGCAGAATCAGTCAA CTTAAGGAATGAGAGCTACAAGGATCTGTGCAAGAACAGAGCTGGAAACGATCGCTATGTAGAGAGGATGATGCAGACAATAAACGGGGCCCCGAAAAGTAAAGAGGTTCAGTGCGAACGAATTGGCCTTGAAGATGCAG GTGTCATGGCTTCAGTCTGGGACTTGTACGACTCGTATAACTCTCCAGAGGGTCCGCCGATAGTAAACCCTGTGGTGGAGACTCCCAGTAGATCAGAGAGCGTCGCCAGCAGCAGGTCCAACACTAGCAGGAGAACCATGTCAGGGGCTTCAATGGACAGAGGAG ACATCTTTTCCAGCACCATCACAGATCTAGACAGATTATCGTTTGTTCACATTCCGGATGAAGCAGAACCAAACGGGAAAGAAATCCTACAGTCGGAAAAGTTTCACCAAGACCTTTTCATCATGGAGAGAGTTGTGGTGGAGAACATCTATCAGGGGAAGCTTGCGGCTTATCGGCAGCTACCGGTTATTATAG ATCCAGAATCTGCAGATGACACAGAAGTGATAGCCAACGTCACCTCGCCCAGTTTGGATAGGTTGTGGTCTTTTGTCTGTGAGGTGACTAAAGGACACAACGTGAGCAGCACCTCATGGAACAGGAAAAACCCA GACCTTCTGGCTGTGGGGTATGGACAATTCAGCTATAAGGAACAGAAGGGAGGATTGGCTTGTTGCTGGTCACTAAAGAACACAACG TGGCCAGAGAGGATTTATCATTGTGAAAGTGGAGTGACTGCCGTGGACTTCTCTGCATCGTCTCCAAACCTCCTGGCGGTCGGGATGTATAACGGGTCGGTGGCAATTTACAACGTGCAGAGCCAGGAGAATGTCCCGGTGCTGGACAGCAG cGACAATCCTAATAAGCACGCGTGTCCGGTCTGGCAGGTGAAGTGGATCGAACAAGACAGCGGCCTGGGGGAGGACCGAGGCGAGATTCTGGTGTCTATATGTGCCGACGGCAGGATAACAAGGTGGCACATCAGGAAAGGATTGGATTGTAGCG ATCTGATGAGGTTAAAGCGCACAGGAAAAGACAAACTAAAGAAATCCACTGgagaaaaagagaagaaagaagcctTTATCTCTCGGCAGGCTCCGGGGATGTGTTTCGACTTCCTTCCAACG GATCCTAACATCTATCTTGCGGGGACAGAAGAGGGACACATCCACAAGTGCTCCTGCTCGTACAATGAGCAGTTTCTAGATACGTATCGGGCACATAAG GGTCCGGTGTATAAGCTTGCCTGGTCTCCCTTCTGCCCGGACGTCTTTCTTAGCTGTTCAGCCGACTGGTGCATCCATTTATGGCGTCAGGACATTTTACAGCCCATCCTGACCTTCTGCGCCTCCACCAACGCCGTCCATGACGTCATGTGGTCTCCGGCCTCTCCACTAGTATTCGGGGCAGTCAGCGAGGATCGGGTGGAGATCTGGGACTTAAGTGTCAGCAC cTTAGATCCCATTATCGTGAGCTCCGCTAATCCGGGGGTGCGACTTACCACCCTGTTATTTGCCAAGAATACAAATTGTGTCCTGATAGGAGACAGCGATGGACAAGTTAGTGTGTACACCCTGAGGAACGTGACGAGTATGGAAGCATCACAG ATGAACGCTTTATATGGGATCATTGAAGCGACTCTGGCCAGTCAGCTGTGA